The following are from one region of the Gryllotalpicola protaetiae genome:
- a CDS encoding LacI family DNA-binding transcriptional regulator, protein MSRQTVSNVLNSPGIVREATRARVAEAIAELGYRPHASARRLRTRRASTIAVRLDPFAGGISGAVLDRFLHALTERAEARGLTVMLYTATDADDEIRQFQRLVDGAVVDAFVLASTYYGDPRTEWLIERGQPFVTFGRPWGIADLADPLHFWVDVDGRAGVAEAVRRLEADGCRRVGFLGWPAGSGSGDERRAGWAEAVTAAGVDAASRAALTVESEESVGAARAATRRLLEQASDLDAVIAASDTLALGALIETRGSLRVVGFDNTPIAAAIGFSSIDQRVDEVASAALELLDLVGRSEADDPRSHRLIVPDVIMREPGLALGLVG, encoded by the coding sequence GTGTCCCGCCAGACCGTCTCGAACGTGCTGAACTCGCCGGGGATCGTGCGTGAGGCCACGCGGGCACGGGTCGCCGAGGCGATCGCCGAGCTCGGCTACCGCCCGCATGCGTCGGCGCGCCGGCTGCGCACCCGCCGCGCCTCGACGATCGCCGTGCGCCTCGACCCGTTCGCCGGCGGCATCTCCGGCGCCGTGCTCGACCGCTTCCTGCACGCCCTCACCGAGCGCGCCGAGGCCCGCGGGCTCACCGTGATGCTCTACACGGCGACCGACGCGGACGACGAGATCCGCCAGTTCCAGCGCCTCGTCGACGGCGCCGTCGTCGACGCGTTCGTGCTTGCGTCGACGTACTACGGCGACCCGCGCACCGAATGGCTGATCGAGCGCGGCCAGCCCTTCGTGACCTTTGGCCGGCCATGGGGCATCGCCGACCTCGCCGACCCGCTGCACTTCTGGGTCGACGTCGACGGGCGTGCGGGTGTCGCGGAGGCGGTGCGACGGCTTGAGGCCGACGGATGCCGCAGGGTCGGCTTCCTCGGCTGGCCGGCCGGCTCCGGCTCGGGCGACGAGCGCCGAGCTGGCTGGGCCGAGGCCGTCACCGCGGCGGGTGTCGACGCGGCCTCCCGGGCGGCGCTCACCGTCGAATCCGAGGAATCCGTCGGCGCGGCGCGCGCTGCGACGAGGCGGCTGCTGGAGCAGGCATCCGATCTCGACGCCGTGATCGCGGCCAGCGACACACTTGCGCTCGGCGCGCTCATCGAGACCCGCGGGAGCCTGCGCGTCGTGGGCTTCGACAACACTCCGATCGCCGCGGCGATCGGCTTCTCGAGCATCGACCAGCGCGTCGACGAGGTCGCGTCTGCCGCGCTCGAGCTTCTCGACCTCGTCGGTCGCAGCGAGGCGGACGACCCGCGCAGCCACCGCCTCATCGTTCCCGACGTGATCATGCGCGAGCCGGGCCTCGCGCTCGGCCTCGTCGGGTAG
- a CDS encoding carbohydrate ABC transporter permease: MTDVARRRGTIRQGEAASGWLFTAPVLALLALFLVIPILMALWVSFSDWGGRGSPFAAGVHFVGLKNYETITRGGGLAEQNFGQSLRNNLWYVILVVPIQTTIALVLASLVNSQRLKGRGFFRTAFYFPSVTSSVAITVLWLFLFNTTGAVNKVLSWVGIHGPNWFNEPQGVLHAILGAFGATNGPGALVNHGFLGVSWWDWLAGPSWAMSALILLAVFTTSGTFMLLFLAALQNLSGDLQEAAMVDGANAWERFTRITLPQLRPTLFTVVTLGLIGCWQVFDQVYVATDGGPDGTTLTPAFLSYQASFINQDWGQGAAIAFILFVIIVVFTLIQRWVLRERAVSKRRRLNPVPAKVAGLPVGEVER; encoded by the coding sequence GTGACCGACGTCGCACGGCGGCGCGGCACCATCCGCCAGGGCGAGGCCGCCTCCGGCTGGCTGTTCACCGCACCGGTGCTCGCGCTGCTCGCACTGTTCCTCGTCATCCCGATCCTGATGGCCCTCTGGGTCAGCTTCTCCGACTGGGGCGGCCGGGGCAGCCCGTTCGCCGCCGGCGTGCACTTCGTCGGCCTGAAGAACTACGAGACGATCACGCGCGGCGGCGGCCTCGCCGAGCAGAACTTCGGGCAGTCGCTGCGCAACAACCTCTGGTACGTGATCCTCGTGGTGCCGATCCAGACGACGATCGCGCTCGTGCTGGCATCCCTCGTCAACAGTCAGCGGCTCAAGGGCAGGGGCTTCTTCCGCACCGCGTTCTACTTCCCCTCGGTCACGAGCTCCGTCGCCATCACCGTGTTGTGGCTGTTCCTGTTCAACACGACCGGCGCCGTCAACAAGGTGCTGTCATGGGTCGGCATCCACGGCCCCAACTGGTTCAACGAGCCGCAGGGTGTGCTGCACGCAATCCTCGGCGCGTTCGGCGCCACGAACGGACCGGGCGCACTGGTGAACCACGGATTCCTCGGGGTCAGCTGGTGGGACTGGCTGGCCGGCCCGTCATGGGCGATGAGCGCGCTGATCCTGCTGGCGGTGTTCACGACCTCCGGCACCTTCATGCTGCTGTTCCTCGCCGCACTGCAGAACCTCTCCGGCGACCTGCAGGAGGCCGCGATGGTCGACGGCGCGAACGCGTGGGAGCGGTTCACGCGCATCACCCTGCCGCAGCTGCGCCCGACGCTGTTCACGGTGGTCACGCTGGGGCTGATCGGCTGCTGGCAGGTGTTCGACCAGGTCTATGTCGCGACCGACGGCGGGCCGGACGGCACGACGCTGACACCCGCGTTCCTTTCCTACCAGGCATCCTTCATCAACCAGGACTGGGGGCAGGGTGCCGCGATCGCCTTCATCCTGTTCGTGATCATCGTCGTGTTCACCCTGATCCAGCGCTGGGTGCTGCGCGAGCGCGCCGTGTCGAAGCGCCGACGGCTCAACCCCGTGCCGGCGAAGGTCGCCGGCCTGCCCGTCGGAGAGGTCGAGCGATGA
- a CDS encoding sensor histidine kinase, with amino-acid sequence MRESARVRLGSRGAVRWYPGAGFGALYVIIPVWAAWGSSGSLGPKVAVTVILLLIAAGLLFVPVLSWGSPRSGRHLWLLGYAALICTLFPFLGVYTAWMGIYVSCAAAVAFVNGLDVAFWIFGIAAAQLVVLFIGGDLSQDWYAILLGISVSAMLLGISQLRMANERLQAAQGEIARLAVAEERARFTRDLHDVLGHTLTVVTVKSELAGRLADRDVERTKAELADIERLTRGALSDLRASIAGYREMDLNTELAAARAALAAAEVEAAVPVSGDVAAAPLRELFAWAVRESVTNVVRHAHASHCTIELRADAVIIVDDGVGGGAGPAGVGTDASSGMHSGSGLAGLAQRAAAAGAVLSVTAAEPHGTVVSVKAGE; translated from the coding sequence GTGCGTGAGTCCGCGCGCGTCCGCCTGGGCAGCCGGGGTGCCGTGCGCTGGTACCCCGGCGCCGGCTTCGGCGCGCTCTACGTGATCATCCCGGTGTGGGCGGCGTGGGGCTCGAGCGGTTCGCTCGGGCCGAAGGTCGCGGTGACGGTCATCCTGCTGCTCATCGCCGCCGGGCTGCTGTTCGTGCCGGTGCTGAGCTGGGGGTCACCGCGGAGCGGCAGGCACCTGTGGCTGCTGGGGTACGCGGCGCTGATCTGCACGCTGTTCCCGTTCCTCGGCGTCTACACCGCGTGGATGGGCATCTACGTGAGCTGTGCCGCCGCCGTCGCGTTCGTCAACGGGCTCGACGTCGCGTTCTGGATCTTCGGCATCGCAGCCGCGCAACTCGTCGTGCTCTTCATCGGCGGCGATCTCTCGCAGGACTGGTACGCGATCCTGCTCGGCATCTCGGTCTCGGCGATGCTGCTCGGCATCTCGCAGCTGCGCATGGCGAACGAGCGGCTGCAGGCAGCCCAGGGCGAGATCGCGCGGCTCGCCGTCGCCGAGGAGCGCGCCCGGTTCACCCGTGACCTGCATGATGTGCTGGGTCACACGCTCACGGTGGTGACCGTGAAGTCCGAGCTGGCGGGTCGCCTGGCCGACCGTGACGTCGAGCGCACGAAGGCCGAACTCGCCGACATCGAACGGCTCACCCGCGGAGCGCTCTCCGACCTGCGCGCCTCGATCGCGGGCTACCGCGAGATGGATCTCAACACTGAGCTCGCGGCCGCGCGCGCAGCGCTCGCCGCGGCCGAGGTCGAGGCGGCTGTTCCGGTGTCGGGCGACGTGGCAGCCGCGCCCTTGCGCGAGCTGTTCGCGTGGGCGGTGCGCGAGTCGGTCACCAACGTGGTGCGGCACGCGCATGCCTCGCACTGCACGATCGAGCTGCGCGCCGACGCGGTCATCATCGTCGACGACGGGGTCGGTGGGGGTGCCGGGCCGGCGGGGGTGGGAACGGATGCCTCCAGCGGCATGCATTCGGGCAGCGGCCTCGCCGGGCTCGCCCAGCGGGCGGCCGCGGCCGGCGCCGTGCTCTCCGTGACGGCGGCGGAGCCGCACGGTACCGTCGTGAGCGTGAAGGCGGGGGAGTGA
- a CDS encoding glycogen debranching N-terminal domain-containing protein gives MTDPQASAQRPQPLLHTAFSVMRAPTQAWSDALGDMGALPVHGLYHSNTRVIDRLSFEIEGHVLENLRVLEDDARHTTFTLLLRGLPGERADPRFRVERARSVEGGLMSESITFTSGLAAPQRLTAVLRLHADFTPIHLVKDGLRRDDAVADSVTSDESGTVATWSDDGVSLRVTAPGASVRETDAGLELRWQLDVPAGSAPTIGWTAELDDERAVVQAAPDDPGWDPEAVPAFDLRVRRWVDRALTDLAALRVTLHDQDEPFLAAGAPWFLTLFGRDALWAAQFMLPLDPQLALSTLRSLAQLQGTAVNPHTAEQPGKIMHELRPTALELPQQKIMLPPLYYGTIDATPLWIVLLRDTWRAGVSGAEITALLPNLRAALEWMRDYATGDDGFLRYIDESGRGLSNQGWKDSDDSIQWHDGRLAEGPIALCEVQGYAYAAAIAGAELLESFGEQGGEEWRSWATALRTRFNEAFWVPSPDGDYPAIALDAHGDRVDSVASNMGHLLGTGIVSPKQAALIARRLLSPELHSGFGLRTMSTADAGYWPLSYHGGSVWAHDTAIAVLGLAREGFRREARELADGLISAAIRLGFRMPELHSGDERRGTESPVPYPAACRPQAWSAAAAIAIAFAIR, from the coding sequence GTGACGGACCCCCAGGCATCCGCCCAACGCCCGCAGCCGCTGCTGCATACCGCGTTCTCGGTCATGCGCGCGCCCACCCAGGCGTGGTCGGACGCGCTCGGGGACATGGGGGCGCTGCCGGTGCACGGCCTGTACCACTCGAACACACGCGTCATCGACCGGCTTTCGTTCGAGATCGAGGGCCACGTGCTCGAGAACCTGCGCGTCCTCGAGGACGACGCACGGCACACCACCTTCACGCTTCTGCTGCGCGGGCTTCCGGGCGAGCGGGCCGATCCGCGCTTCCGCGTCGAACGCGCCCGCAGCGTCGAGGGCGGGCTGATGAGCGAGTCGATCACCTTCACCTCGGGGCTGGCCGCCCCGCAGCGCCTCACCGCGGTCCTGCGGCTGCACGCGGATTTCACGCCGATCCACCTGGTGAAGGACGGTCTGAGGCGCGACGACGCCGTCGCCGACTCGGTGACGAGCGACGAGAGCGGCACGGTCGCGACGTGGAGCGACGATGGCGTCAGTCTGCGCGTCACCGCACCCGGCGCGAGCGTGAGAGAGACGGATGCCGGGCTCGAGCTGCGCTGGCAGCTCGACGTGCCCGCGGGGAGCGCGCCCACGATCGGGTGGACGGCCGAGCTCGACGACGAACGCGCGGTCGTGCAGGCCGCGCCGGACGACCCCGGATGGGACCCAGAGGCGGTGCCGGCGTTCGACCTTCGGGTGCGCCGCTGGGTCGACCGCGCACTCACCGACCTCGCCGCGCTGCGGGTCACGCTGCACGACCAGGACGAGCCGTTCCTCGCGGCCGGCGCACCGTGGTTCCTGACCCTGTTCGGGCGCGACGCCCTCTGGGCCGCACAGTTCATGCTGCCGCTCGACCCGCAGCTCGCCCTCTCGACGCTGCGCTCGCTCGCGCAGCTCCAGGGGACCGCAGTGAACCCGCACACGGCCGAGCAGCCGGGCAAGATCATGCACGAGCTGCGACCGACGGCGCTCGAGCTGCCACAGCAGAAGATCATGCTGCCGCCGCTGTACTACGGCACGATCGACGCGACCCCGCTGTGGATCGTGCTGCTGCGCGACACGTGGCGGGCGGGCGTCTCCGGCGCCGAGATCACGGCGCTGCTGCCGAACCTGCGCGCGGCCCTCGAGTGGATGCGCGACTACGCCACCGGTGACGACGGATTCCTGCGCTACATCGACGAGTCGGGGCGGGGGCTCTCCAACCAGGGCTGGAAGGACTCGGACGACTCGATCCAGTGGCACGACGGGCGGTTGGCAGAGGGGCCGATCGCGCTGTGCGAGGTGCAGGGCTACGCCTACGCGGCGGCGATCGCCGGCGCCGAGCTGCTCGAGAGCTTCGGCGAGCAGGGGGGCGAGGAGTGGCGGTCGTGGGCGACGGCGTTGCGAACCCGCTTCAACGAGGCGTTCTGGGTGCCGTCGCCCGACGGGGACTACCCGGCGATCGCGCTCGACGCCCACGGCGACCGCGTCGACTCGGTGGCGAGCAACATGGGGCACCTGCTCGGTACGGGCATCGTCTCGCCGAAGCAGGCCGCGCTGATCGCGCGGCGGCTGCTGTCGCCGGAGCTGCACTCCGGCTTCGGGCTGCGGACGATGTCGACGGCGGATGCCGGCTACTGGCCGCTCAGCTACCACGGCGGCTCGGTGTGGGCGCACGACACGGCGATCGCCGTGCTGGGGCTCGCACGAGAGGGGTTCAGGCGCGAGGCGCGCGAGCTCGCCGACGGGCTGATCAGCGCCGCGATCCGCCTGGGGTTCCGGATGCCTGAGCTGCACTCCGGCGACGAGAGGCGCGGCACCGAGAGCCCGGTGCCCTACCCCGCGGCGTGCCGCCCTCAGGCCTGGTCGGCCGCCGCGGCGATAGCGATCGCCTTCGCGATTCGCTAG
- a CDS encoding DUF3073 domain-containing protein, which produces MGRGRQKAKHTKIARELKSYSPDVNYAALERELGSHTSEEDQYAAWADYEPEGSEAEEEEEDEYQARQPKGA; this is translated from the coding sequence ATGGGGCGTGGCCGTCAGAAGGCAAAGCACACCAAGATCGCCCGCGAGCTGAAGTCCTACAGCCCGGACGTGAACTACGCCGCACTGGAGCGCGAGCTTGGTAGCCACACGTCCGAAGAGGACCAGTACGCGGCCTGGGCCGACTACGAGCCCGAAGGCTCTGAGGCCGAAGAAGAAGAAGAAGACGAGTATCAGGCTCGGCAGCCGAAGGGCGCCTGA
- a CDS encoding carbohydrate ABC transporter permease, which produces MRPRRWTTGRMAAQSTLYAVLVVLALVYIFPFLIQIATTFKTDPDAAANPLSLVPNPFSLAAINKLFTNSDFPLWFLNSAIVTVFVTIGRVLFDSLAGYALARLHFRGRNIIFAGLVAVMAVPNVVLLIPKFLVLNQLSIYDSYVGLIVPLMTDAAGVFIMKGFFESIPVAVEEAARIDGAGTFRLFWSVVLPMAQPALVTIVILSFQGSWNEFSHFVVAAQNPALTTLTKGVATLASGSLGSGTQYPLKLAAAMIMTIPVAVMFFIFQKRIMNQSEGAVKE; this is translated from the coding sequence ATGAGGCCGCGCCGCTGGACGACCGGCCGCATGGCGGCGCAATCGACGCTGTACGCGGTGCTGGTCGTGCTCGCCCTGGTGTACATCTTCCCGTTCCTGATCCAGATCGCGACGACGTTCAAGACGGACCCCGATGCCGCGGCCAACCCGCTGTCGCTGGTCCCGAACCCGTTCAGCCTCGCGGCGATCAACAAGCTGTTCACGAACTCGGATTTCCCGCTGTGGTTCCTCAACTCGGCGATCGTCACGGTGTTCGTCACGATCGGGCGCGTTCTGTTCGACTCGCTCGCGGGCTACGCGCTCGCGCGGCTGCACTTCCGCGGGCGCAACATCATCTTCGCGGGGCTCGTCGCGGTCATGGCAGTGCCCAACGTAGTGCTGCTCATCCCGAAGTTCCTTGTGCTCAACCAGCTGAGCATCTATGACTCGTACGTGGGCCTGATCGTGCCGCTCATGACCGACGCGGCGGGCGTGTTCATCATGAAGGGGTTCTTCGAGTCGATCCCGGTCGCGGTGGAAGAGGCGGCCCGCATCGACGGCGCCGGAACCTTCCGGCTGTTCTGGTCGGTTGTGCTGCCGATGGCGCAGCCGGCGCTCGTGACGATCGTCATCCTGTCGTTCCAGGGGTCGTGGAACGAGTTCTCGCACTTCGTCGTCGCCGCGCAGAATCCCGCGCTGACCACGCTCACGAAGGGCGTCGCCACGCTCGCGAGCGGCTCGCTCGGCTCGGGCACGCAGTACCCGCTCAAGCTCGCGGCCGCGATGATCATGACGATCCCGGTCGCCGTCATGTTCTTCATCTTCCAGAAGCGCATCATGAACCAGAGCGAGGGAGCGGTGAAAGAGTGA
- a CDS encoding SRPBCC family protein, producing MVDILHRIAVERIEPESVYDALTTIDGLAGWWTEDTTGDAGLGGTIVFRFPPGGFDLKVIEAVPNERVTWLVTGGPAEWIDTTIEWRLRVDGDWTVLLFAHRGWAEPVEFMHHCSTKWASYLMSLKRLVETGKGTPSPHDVRVAEFD from the coding sequence ATGGTCGACATCCTGCACCGCATCGCGGTCGAGCGGATTGAGCCGGAGTCGGTGTACGACGCGCTCACCACCATCGACGGCCTCGCCGGCTGGTGGACGGAGGACACGACGGGCGACGCCGGTCTCGGCGGCACGATCGTGTTCCGCTTCCCGCCGGGCGGCTTCGACCTGAAGGTCATCGAGGCCGTGCCGAATGAGCGTGTGACATGGCTGGTCACAGGCGGCCCCGCCGAGTGGATCGACACGACCATCGAGTGGCGGCTTCGCGTCGACGGCGACTGGACGGTGTTGCTCTTCGCCCATCGCGGATGGGCCGAGCCCGTCGAGTTCATGCACCACTGCAGCACGAAGTGGGCGAGCTACCTCATGAGTCTCAAGAGGCTCGTTGAGACGGGGAAAGGGACCCCGTCGCCGCACGACGTGCGCGTCGCCGAGTTCGACTAG
- a CDS encoding NAD(P)-binding domain-containing protein: protein MRHLPTHTQVVVVGAGQAGLSVAYFLKRFQLEPGVDFVVVDRGPTTGGAWQHRWEALTLGSAHRVADLPGMDELGVSFATADHHRPAKDVVEEYYRAYEEHYGLNVFRPVEVMSVFNRGADLVVNARVPDEFDPDYREEVVTRLVVNASGTWRTPFVPYVPGIRDFAGEQFATNTYTSAEHFRGKSVVVVGGGTSAIGFLLELEGVADRLAWATRRPVEFNDDEKLSMEGGVRAVAEQDAAARAGKPLPSIVHGTGVAKTRRIAAGIERGVLVARPMFTRVERDGVRWPDGSFTRADAIIWATGFRPELRHLAPLRLHNIGGGVTVANGAVESDPRIFLAGYGPQASTIGASRAGRAVARQVIASL from the coding sequence GTGCGACACTTGCCGACCCACACGCAGGTGGTTGTCGTCGGGGCCGGTCAGGCGGGTCTCTCGGTGGCCTATTTCCTGAAGCGCTTCCAGCTGGAACCGGGCGTCGACTTCGTCGTCGTCGACCGCGGGCCGACCACGGGCGGCGCCTGGCAGCACCGCTGGGAGGCGCTCACGCTGGGCAGCGCGCACCGCGTCGCCGACCTGCCCGGCATGGACGAACTGGGCGTCTCCTTCGCGACCGCCGACCACCACCGGCCGGCGAAAGACGTCGTCGAGGAGTACTACCGGGCGTATGAGGAGCATTACGGGCTGAACGTGTTCCGGCCCGTCGAGGTGATGAGCGTGTTCAACCGCGGCGCCGATCTCGTCGTCAACGCGCGTGTGCCCGACGAGTTCGACCCCGACTACCGGGAAGAGGTCGTCACCCGGCTCGTCGTGAATGCGAGCGGCACCTGGCGCACGCCGTTCGTGCCGTACGTGCCGGGAATCCGCGACTTCGCCGGCGAGCAGTTCGCGACCAACACCTACACCTCGGCAGAGCACTTCCGCGGCAAGTCCGTCGTCGTCGTCGGCGGCGGCACGAGTGCGATCGGATTCCTGCTCGAGCTGGAGGGCGTCGCAGACCGGCTCGCCTGGGCCACCAGACGGCCGGTCGAGTTCAACGACGACGAGAAGCTCAGCATGGAGGGCGGCGTGCGCGCCGTCGCCGAGCAGGACGCGGCGGCGCGCGCCGGGAAGCCGCTGCCGAGCATCGTGCACGGCACCGGCGTCGCGAAGACGCGTCGCATCGCCGCCGGCATCGAGCGCGGCGTGCTGGTCGCCCGGCCGATGTTCACGCGCGTCGAGCGCGACGGCGTGCGCTGGCCGGACGGCTCGTTCACCCGCGCCGACGCGATCATCTGGGCGACCGGATTCCGGCCGGAGCTGCGCCACCTCGCGCCGCTGCGGCTGCACAACATCGGCGGCGGAGTGACCGTCGCGAACGGCGCGGTGGAGTCAGACCCCCGTATATTCCTCGCCGGCTATGGACCCCAGGCCTCCACGATCGGCGCGAGCCGCGCCGGTCGTGCCGTCGCCCGTCAGGTGATCGCCTCGCTCTAG
- a CDS encoding extracellular solute-binding protein, giving the protein MIRRLTRTVLMGSVAAAAAFALAGCGSGFGGNSNGGGNSSGSGGLTSSKDPLTVLIGSSGDAETAAVTSAVADWSSSSGTKATVIPASNLDQQLAQGFAAKKPADVFYLSTGSLPGYAANGSLLAYGSKLPSSLTSDFYPSLVKNFTYDGKLYCAPKDFSTLQLIVNTDDWQAAGLTDADYPKTWDQLSADAKKLTSGSTTGLVVSGQYERLGAFMVEAGGNLTNADSTKVTANSQANVDALTYAQGLLKDGSMKFAADVGAGWGGEAFGKNLGAMTIEGNWISGAMSSDYPSVHYKVVPLPAGPKGMGTLQFTNCWGIAADSPNQKAALALVEKLTSKDDQLAFAKAFGVMPSIQSAASEWKQEFPQYAPFLDASDYAQGTPTLKGVANVITDLDGKIAQLKTTDPKTILDSAQSNLQALLK; this is encoded by the coding sequence ATGATCAGAAGACTCACCCGCACCGTGCTCATGGGCTCGGTCGCCGCAGCGGCGGCGTTCGCCTTGGCCGGCTGCGGCTCAGGTTTCGGCGGCAACAGCAACGGCGGCGGCAACTCGTCGGGAAGCGGCGGCCTCACCTCGTCGAAAGACCCGCTGACCGTGCTCATCGGCTCGAGCGGCGACGCCGAGACCGCGGCGGTCACGTCGGCCGTCGCCGACTGGTCGTCGAGCTCGGGCACCAAGGCGACCGTCATCCCCGCGAGCAACCTCGACCAGCAGCTCGCCCAGGGCTTCGCAGCGAAGAAGCCGGCCGACGTGTTCTACCTCTCGACGGGTTCGCTGCCGGGCTACGCGGCCAACGGCTCGCTGCTCGCCTACGGCAGCAAGCTTCCGAGTTCGCTCACGAGCGACTTCTACCCGTCGCTCGTCAAGAACTTCACCTACGACGGCAAGCTCTACTGCGCACCCAAGGACTTCTCGACGCTGCAGCTGATCGTCAACACCGATGACTGGCAGGCGGCAGGGCTGACGGATGCCGACTATCCGAAGACCTGGGACCAGCTGAGCGCCGACGCGAAGAAGCTCACGAGCGGCAGCACCACGGGCCTCGTGGTCTCTGGCCAGTACGAGCGCCTCGGCGCGTTTATGGTCGAGGCCGGCGGCAATCTGACGAACGCCGACAGCACGAAGGTGACGGCGAACAGCCAGGCGAACGTCGACGCGCTGACCTATGCGCAGGGTCTGCTCAAGGACGGCTCGATGAAGTTCGCGGCGGACGTCGGGGCGGGCTGGGGCGGCGAGGCGTTCGGCAAGAACCTCGGCGCGATGACGATCGAGGGGAACTGGATCTCGGGCGCGATGTCCTCCGACTACCCGAGCGTGCACTACAAGGTCGTGCCGCTGCCCGCCGGCCCGAAGGGCATGGGCACCCTGCAGTTCACGAACTGCTGGGGCATCGCGGCCGACAGCCCGAACCAGAAGGCGGCCCTCGCGCTCGTCGAGAAGCTCACCTCGAAGGACGACCAGCTGGCGTTCGCCAAGGCGTTCGGCGTGATGCCGTCGATCCAGTCGGCCGCCTCGGAGTGGAAGCAGGAGTTCCCGCAGTACGCGCCGTTCCTCGACGCGTCCGACTACGCACAGGGCACGCCGACGCTCAAGGGCGTGGCCAACGTGATCACCGACCTCGACGGGAAGATCGCCCAGCTCAAGACGACCGATCCGAAGACGATCCTCGACTCGGCCCAGAGCAATCTGCAGGCGCTGCTCAAGTGA
- a CDS encoding ArsR/SmtB family transcription factor: MTTAAAIDDELWSALGDPTRRRILDLLLEGAGTSTSLSERLPVTRQAVAKHLGVLDQAGLVHGTVSGRERHYEIDAAQFARAVAQLAAVGAAWDARLARIKRIAEAIQRQTKKS; the protein is encoded by the coding sequence ATGACCACCGCGGCGGCCATCGACGACGAGCTCTGGTCCGCCCTCGGCGACCCGACCCGCCGCCGCATCCTCGACCTGCTCCTCGAGGGCGCCGGCACGTCGACCTCGCTCAGCGAACGCCTGCCCGTCACCAGGCAGGCCGTCGCGAAGCACCTCGGAGTGCTCGACCAGGCCGGGCTCGTGCACGGCACGGTGAGCGGACGCGAGCGGCATTACGAGATCGACGCGGCCCAGTTCGCGCGCGCGGTCGCGCAGCTCGCCGCCGTGGGCGCGGCGTGGGATGCCCGACTTGCCCGCATCAAGCGGATCGCCGAGGCGATCCAGCGTCAGACGAAGAAGAGCTAG
- a CDS encoding SRPBCC domain-containing protein, which translates to MDIFDSAELGEIRRELYIDASPEIVFDVISMPEHVAQWWPDEADYEPRPGSTGSITFGDRGNGVKVQGFTVVDLDRPRSFSFRWTQPVGAQGAPGNSMLVTFELVPTGEGTTVKFVETGFRELGWDAAATESLFKDHVSGWNLFLPKLAPYTASLRSAS; encoded by the coding sequence GTGGACATCTTCGACAGCGCCGAACTCGGCGAGATCAGGCGCGAGCTCTACATCGATGCCTCGCCCGAGATCGTGTTCGACGTCATCAGCATGCCGGAGCATGTGGCGCAGTGGTGGCCGGACGAGGCCGACTACGAGCCGCGTCCGGGCAGCACCGGATCGATCACCTTCGGCGACCGCGGCAACGGCGTGAAGGTGCAGGGCTTCACGGTCGTCGACCTCGATCGGCCGCGGAGCTTCTCGTTCCGCTGGACCCAGCCGGTCGGCGCGCAGGGCGCCCCGGGCAACTCGATGCTCGTCACCTTCGAGCTCGTGCCGACGGGCGAGGGCACCACGGTGAAGTTCGTCGAGACCGGCTTCCGTGAGCTCGGCTGGGACGCCGCGGCGACGGAGTCGCTTTTCAAGGACCACGTGTCCGGCTGGAACCTCTTCCTGCCGAAGCTCGCCCCGTACACCGCGTCCTTGCGGAGCGCCTCATGA
- a CDS encoding response regulator transcription factor, translated as MTEPIRLLLADDQALVRGALAALLELEPDLDVVAQLGRGDEVLAAARASQAQVALLDVEMPGLDGLAVAAQLRAELPGCRSLIVTTFGRPGYLRRAMEAGASGFVVKDTPAERLADAVRRVAQGLRVVDPALAAESLASGASPLTQRETEVLRVAARGGSVDEIAGELHLSPGTVRNHLSAAIGKTGARNRADAAATAAAQGWLL; from the coding sequence ATGACCGAGCCGATCCGACTGCTGCTCGCCGACGACCAGGCGCTCGTGCGCGGCGCTCTCGCCGCGCTGCTGGAGCTCGAGCCCGACCTCGACGTCGTGGCGCAACTCGGTCGCGGCGACGAGGTGCTCGCCGCCGCCCGCGCCTCGCAGGCGCAGGTCGCGCTGCTCGACGTCGAGATGCCCGGCCTCGACGGGCTCGCGGTGGCTGCTCAGCTGCGGGCCGAGCTGCCCGGCTGTCGCTCGCTCATCGTCACGACTTTCGGCCGGCCCGGCTACCTGCGGCGCGCGATGGAGGCCGGCGCGTCAGGGTTCGTGGTCAAGGACACGCCTGCCGAGCGGCTGGCCGACGCGGTGCGCCGGGTCGCGCAGGGGCTGCGCGTGGTCGACCCCGCGCTCGCCGCCGAGTCCCTCGCCTCGGGCGCGTCGCCGCTCACTCAGCGTGAGACCGAGGTGCTGCGCGTCGCCGCCCGCGGCGGCTCGGTCGATGAGATCGCCGGCGAGTTGCACCTGTCGCCGGGCACGGTGCGCAACCACCTGTCCGCCGCGATCGGCAAGACGGGCGCGCGGAACAGGGCGGATGCCGCGGCGACCGCCGCTGCGCAGGGCTGGTTGCTGTAA